The Chitinophaga sp. H8 region GTGCCAGTACCGGACTGCATGGGGCTAACCGGCTGGCCTCCAATTCCCTGCTGGAAGCAATGGTATTTGCGCATCGCTGTTTCCTGGATGCTACCCGGAAAATTGACAGTATCACCTTTGAGGAATCAGTACCCGACTGGGATGCAAGAGGTACTACCGTGCCACGTGAAATGATTCTGATCACCCAGAGCCTGAAAGAACTAAAACAGATCATGAGCGACTATGTAGGGATTGTGCGTACCAATGTGCGTTTACAACGTGCCTTACGCCGGCTGGATATCCTGCATGAAGAAACGGAAGATCTGTACGAAAAAACAGAAGTATCTCCCCAGCTGTGCGAACTGCGTAACCTGATCACAGTGGGCTATCTGATTGTAAAAGGTGCCGCCTTCCGTAAAGAAAGCAGAGGCCTGCATTACAATACCGATTATCCATACAAGTGCGAACTGGTACAAAATATTGTGCTGTAATAAAAGTCCAAAGCTGATTACGTTTATAACAAAACGTAATCAGCTTTTCTTCTCCTGCCCTATCTTCTTACTTATTCTTTTCCTAAAGCTCATCACTTTCATCTCTTTAGTATCTTTGCACATTGCGTTTGTAATTTACTGCTGAAATGTATTACCTCCTTCTAATATGTTGTTACGCCATTTCCATCATCCCCCTCCGCTTATTGTACATACTAAGTGACGGGCTTTACGTGCTGATGTATTATGTGATTGGCTATCGTAAAAGTGTGGTAAAGGCTAATATGCGCCAGGCTTTCCCGGAAAAAACAGCGGAAGAAATCACCCTGCTGGCTAAAAAATATTATCATAACCTCACAGATATGATGGTAGAAACCATCAAGCTGCTCACCATGCGCAAGGCTGATCTGCAACGCAGGTTCGACTGCGACCTTACCGTTTTGCATGAGTTGTATAAAAAGGGGAAAAGCTGTCAGCTACACCTGGGACATAATTTCAACTGGGAATGGGCGAACCTCTTTTGTATGCAGGGGGTACAATTTCCTTTCCTGGTAGTGTATATGCCTATTACCAACAAAGCCGTAGACCGTATGTTCCGCCATTTCAGGGAAAAATTCGGGAGTACCCTGATCCGCGCAGACGATATGCGAAACAGTATGGCCCCCTGGCTGCAAAAGCAATATCTTATTGCGCTGGTAGCCGATCAGAACCCCGGAAACCCACGCAGATGTTACTGGTACCCTTTCCTCAATAAAATGACACCTTTCTATAAAGGCCCGGAAATGTCGGCAAAGCGCCATAATATCCCGGTCGTATTTGCAGATATCCGGAAAGTAAAACGTGGTTATTATAAAGCGGAACTTAAGCTGATGTTTGAAGAACCCGTACATGAGCCGGAAGGAAAGATTACAGAAGCATTTGTGCGATTTCTGGAGAAAAATATTCATGAGCAGCCGGAGGTATGGGTATGGAGCCACCGGAGGTGGAAACATATATATGAAGAGCATGTGGTGCACCACTAGCCCTGCGGTGAATGCATTAAAAAAGCATCGTCTCAAACGGACGATGCTTTTTTATTTAACCCGGTACAACATTATTTCAGCTGTACGTTAGGAGGGTATTTTTAATTTCTGACCGGGGTGTATCAAATTAGGATCCTTGATCTGATCTTTATTGGCATTATAAATATCCTGCCAGGATATGCCGGGGTAGTTTTTAGCGATCTTGCTGAGGCTGTCGCCGGATTTCACTTCGTAGGTCTGATCACCACCACCTGCTGCTACAGCAATGTTCATTACCAGGTCGGCAGCCCGCATTTCAGGGTCAATTTTTTCATACGTACTCCATAAATTATCTTTTACGGTAGCTGAAGGCGCTGTGCCATCAAGGTACAGCACACCGTCCTGTTCTCTTACCTGCAAGCCTGTAACGCCGGCACTGTTAGCCTGGCCGATCAGTTCCTGATATTTATCTTGTAAGCCCATGGTAGTATGTTTTTAAGGGTTATTTCAATGTAAGTTTATTCACTACTTTCTTAGGTTTGGATTCCTGTGCTGTTTGCATAATCTTGCGCAGATCGCTTTTCTTGGCAGAGCCACTCAGGGTTACTTCTCCATCCATTGCGGTAACGGTAATACCGGAAAATCCCGCAGCGCTGAAAGCAGAGTCCAGTGTCTTTTTCAGGATGTCGTCAGGATTAATCGTTACCGGGGGCATCGGTGGTTCCGGTGCTTTTACCGTAATGTTGTTGCTAACAGATTTTACGCCACTTACACCTGCAAGCGCACTTTCTGCTGCTGCACGGGCTGCTTCATCTGATACCTCTCCGCTCAGGGTAACTACACCACCTTTTACTTCAGCGGTAATACCAGGACTTGCACTTAGTTTTTCATTTACTGCCTGTTGTATTTTGCTGTCGGAAGGTTTACAGGCAAATAGCAGTACGCCCATCGACAGCAAACAGGCGGCTAATAAAGATTTAATTTTCATGGCTAATAATTTTCTAAGAAGTTAACAAATACTGTGCTAACCGGCAACTATTTCTGCCTTTAACTAATTGTTAATCAGCACTTCAAATGACTGGGTTTGATAACAGGCAATTCATATGCCAGGGAAAGATAACCGTTAATAGGGCCACCCTGTGGACTTACATCCTATCCTTTTCAAAAGTATCCTTGCTATAATTTTAATATATTTTAACTTATCAGCATACCAGAAAAAATAACCGGGAAAGGCTAAATAAAAACGGCGGACTGATCAGTCCGCCGCCATATAGGATTCAAAATGTGGTGCAACATCATCAGTTCAGCACATTCTTTTCTTTTTCAAACTTCAATCTTGTTTCTTCCTTCAGTTTGTTATAGCCACCTTCTATATTCCGGAGATTGTGAATACCTTCTTTTTTCAGGATAGAGCAGGCAATAATGCTGCGGTATCCACCCTGACAATGTACATACAGGTTAAGGTGCTCATCAAAATGCGCCAGACTGCCGGGATCCATCATATCTCCCAGGGCTACGTTTACCGCATCTTTAACATGCCCGTCGGCAAACTCTGCCGGCTTACGGACATCCACTACTACCAGGTTTTCATCGTGTGGCATATCCATGGCCAGCTCGTCTGCTTCTACAGATATGATCATATCTGTTTTTTCACCCGCTTCCACCCAGGCATTATAACCACCGTTCAGATAACCGGATACGTTATCAAATCCTACTCTGGCCATACGCACAATAGTTTCTTCTTCCTTACCAGCCTCTGTAACCAGTATTATTTCCCGGTCGAAAGGCAACAGGCTGCCGGCCCATTCTGCAAAGCGGCCTTCCAGCCCGATGCTGATAGCAGATGGTACAAATCCATCAGCAAATGTATTGGCATGGCGGGTATCCAGTACCAATGCGCCGGCCTGTATCTTTTCCTTAAAGGCTGCTACCGTAAGAGGCTGCAACCCTTTTTCCAATACTGCCTGCAAGGCATCATATCCTTCCTTGTTTATTTTCGCATTGATAGGAAAATAAGAAGGTGGCGTAGTAAGACCGGAAGTCAGCTCCTGAATAAACTGTGCTTTATCGCTGGCCAGTAAGGCGTAGTTGGTACTTTTCTGATCACCGATGGTGCTGTAAGTTTCAGGACCCAGATTTTTGCCACAGGAAGATCCCGGACCATGTGCAGGATACACAATCACCTCATCAGGCAATCCCTTGATCTTGCTGTTCAGTGAATCAAACAGCATCCCTGCCAGCTCTTCCTTGCTCAGGTTGCCACTGAACAGATCAGGACGGCCTACATCTCCTACAAACAAGGTATCACCGGTAAATATGCAATATGGCTCCCCGTTTTCATCGAACAACAAATAACAGGTAGATTCCAGTGTATGCCCTGGCGTATGCAGCACTTTCAGTGTCAGATGTCCGATGCTGAATTGCTGACCATCCTTGGCTACCGTTACCGGAAAGTTAGTCACCGCATCCGGCCCGTAAATAATAGGAGCGCCGGTAGCTTTTGCCAGATCCAGATGGCCTGACACAAAATCTGCATGAAAATGCGTTTCGAAAATATATTTAATGGTAGCATTACGTTCCCTGGCGAGATCCAGGTATACATCTATATCCCTTACAGGATCTATTACAGCTGCCACACCTTCCGATTCAATAAAATAGGCGGCTTCCGACAGGCAGTTTGTATACAATTGCTTTACAAACATGGTTTTTGATTTCCGCGAATTTACGAATAATCTCCTGCCTGCACTTATGGATAAAATCTATACCAAAATAAAAAAGTAGCCGTATGGCTACTTTTTTATATACTTTTTCATTGGTTTCCCCACCAATAGTTTACTAACATTATCCTACCAGTTCTTCTACGAACTTAGCCACTTCAGCAATACGCTGCTTGTTGATGGTGTAGTGAATGAATTTTCCATCTCTTTCTGTGATTACAATGCCTGCCCGCCGTAATATGGCAAGATGCTGCGATGCTACTGACTGCTCAAGACGCAATTTCACGTAGATCTCGGTCACTGTCATTTTTTTATGGTCCTCCAGCAGCTTGATCATCTGCTGGCGCAGCTTATGGTTAATAGCACGCAAAACCATAGCAGCCTTTTTGACGGCAATGTAATCCAATTTGATCTGGTCTTTTTCATTGTTACCTCTAGAAATAATAAGAGTATTAGAAGAGGTTGTTAATAATGTTTTTTCCATCGCATAATAGTTTTAAAAAAATGATGAAATGAAAGGGATCAACGGACAGTAAACCCATTTTTGTTAGACAACAATACCGGGTATCGATTTACACAAAATTATAATATCTGTCACAATAAAAAAAATTTCTATACCTTAATTTTTAATATATAACCGTCGTTACTTGCAAATAAGGTGTAATTTGACCTTCATATGACAAATCAAACGCATGTGCTAGGATATTTTCATGATTTCGGGGCAGATTTCGCCCGGGAAATGGTTAGTGTGGGATCAGCCTTACCTGACATAGTTGAAAATACACCTCAAAAAGGTATTTTCCTAATAAAAAACCGGTTCAAATGATACCTGCTAGATTAAAGTAGCGGCATATTCTCCCCCTTTGTATAATAATGATGATAAATAATCAAGCGTAATACGTTTTACTTGGCAGGAAAGTAAAATGGTTTTAAATAAAAAGGACTAAAGTAAGCTACATCCGCAAAATGCTGTTGTGCAAAGGCTGCTTCTGATAAGGATATCATGTGTTCTGCACTGATATGGTAAGGTACAAATAGGGCATGTGGATGTGGTGCTGACAACTGCTCCCATTTCATACTACCGTCACCGAAAAAATAAACCTTCTTTTCTTCCAGCCAGGTATGATAAGCATCCGGTGTGAGGATAAGTGCTTCCGGCGGTTTTACATCATGTCCGGCATAGTCGTAGATAGCAGTATATACTTCCTGACGGCGCGCATCCAGCATAGGACAATAATAAGCCGTATCATCCTGTAGTTCGCTACGTTTGCCCTGTGCCATCATTTGCAGGGTAGAAATGGCCAGCAACGGTTTTCCCCATGCATAACACAACCCTTTGGCTGTAGCTACGCCCACCCGCAGGCCCGTATAGGACCCAGGGCCTGCACTCACTGCAATCGCATCCAGCTGGCCGGGGGTTATTTGTTGCCTGGCTAATATTTCTTTTACAAACAAGGTGATGGCGGCCGCGTGATCTTGCTGCTTTTCATTTACCATGGTTTGCAATGGCTGGCTATCCCGTGCCAGACAAACAGAGCCAATGGTTGTTGCAGTATCAATATTCAATATTAGTGCCATATGACCCGTTATTTCAGTTTATTATATTCCGCTTCCATACTGGAAGCGATCGTATACCTTTCGTCGTTAGTGGCCGTATAGATAGCCTTTAGTACTTCATATACATTTTTTACACCTATCTTCCGGCTCCACTCAAAAGGCCCGTAGGGATAGTTAGTGCCCAAACGCATGGAAGTATCTATATCCTCACGGGTAGCGGTGCCTTCCTGAGCGGTGAGATAAGCTTCATTGATGATCATACATATTACACGTGGTGTTACCATACCTACTCTATCTGCCACCAGTTCATACTGCCAGCCCAGTTCCTTCATCAAATGATCCAGTACCGGCTGCTGCCCCTCATCCATGATAGATACTTCCGTTACCGGCAGGTGAATAAATCCGGGTAGCCAGTTACATCCCATAATATTAAAGCCCTGTGTAAAGGCATTGTGTACCATAATATCCGCCAGTGATGTCTTTACCATGCCCGCCAATACCGGTATCTCCGGATGTTTGGCATATATGGCGGCATGCCTGGGCTGATCATCAAATACCAGATCAATCACCAACTGGTAATCCTGTAGCGATACTAACTCATCCAGCTGCTTTTTCCAATGCACCTGATGTGCCCCCCATCCTTTTTGCTGCAAGTCTTCGTAACGTGCGGCATCTGCTATTACCAGGATATCCATATTCAGAATTTCCGGCAAACCTATTTAATAAATGATTAAAAACCATGTTTTTTTAGCTGTGAACCACGAGCCATGCACTACCAGCTACAAGTCAAGACCAGGGTACCTCGCTGTGAATTATTCAATTTTACCTACTTTTAGCCTATGGAAAAACAGATCATTAATACCACTAAGGCACCCGCTCCTATCGGGCCATACAACCAGGCAATAAAAGCTGGCAGCATGTTG contains the following coding sequences:
- a CDS encoding lysophospholipid acyltransferase family protein; protein product: MYYLLLICCYAISIIPLRLLYILSDGLYVLMYYVIGYRKSVVKANMRQAFPEKTAEEITLLAKKYYHNLTDMMVETIKLLTMRKADLQRRFDCDLTVLHELYKKGKSCQLHLGHNFNWEWANLFCMQGVQFPFLVVYMPITNKAVDRMFRHFREKFGSTLIRADDMRNSMAPWLQKQYLIALVADQNPGNPRRCYWYPFLNKMTPFYKGPEMSAKRHNIPVVFADIRKVKRGYYKAELKLMFEEPVHEPEGKITEAFVRFLEKNIHEQPEVWVWSHRRWKHIYEEHVVHH
- a CDS encoding LysM peptidoglycan-binding domain-containing protein translates to MGLQDKYQELIGQANSAGVTGLQVREQDGVLYLDGTAPSATVKDNLWSTYEKIDPEMRAADLVMNIAVAAGGGDQTYEVKSGDSLSKIAKNYPGISWQDIYNANKDQIKDPNLIHPGQKLKIPS
- a CDS encoding BON domain-containing protein, with protein sequence MKIKSLLAACLLSMGVLLFACKPSDSKIQQAVNEKLSASPGITAEVKGGVVTLSGEVSDEAARAAAESALAGVSGVKSVSNNITVKAPEPPMPPVTINPDDILKKTLDSAFSAAGFSGITVTAMDGEVTLSGSAKKSDLRKIMQTAQESKPKKVVNKLTLK
- a CDS encoding MBL fold metallo-hydrolase; translation: MFVKQLYTNCLSEAAYFIESEGVAAVIDPVRDIDVYLDLARERNATIKYIFETHFHADFVSGHLDLAKATGAPIIYGPDAVTNFPVTVAKDGQQFSIGHLTLKVLHTPGHTLESTCYLLFDENGEPYCIFTGDTLFVGDVGRPDLFSGNLSKEELAGMLFDSLNSKIKGLPDEVIVYPAHGPGSSCGKNLGPETYSTIGDQKSTNYALLASDKAQFIQELTSGLTTPPSYFPINAKINKEGYDALQAVLEKGLQPLTVAAFKEKIQAGALVLDTRHANTFADGFVPSAISIGLEGRFAEWAGSLLPFDREIILVTEAGKEEETIVRMARVGFDNVSGYLNGGYNAWVEAGEKTDMIISVEADELAMDMPHDENLVVVDVRKPAEFADGHVKDAVNVALGDMMDPGSLAHFDEHLNLYVHCQGGYRSIIACSILKKEGIHNLRNIEGGYNKLKEETRLKFEKEKNVLN
- a CDS encoding ArsR/SmtB family transcription factor, which codes for MEKTLLTTSSNTLIISRGNNEKDQIKLDYIAVKKAAMVLRAINHKLRQQMIKLLEDHKKMTVTEIYVKLRLEQSVASQHLAILRRAGIVITERDGKFIHYTINKQRIAEVAKFVEELVG
- the tsaB gene encoding tRNA (adenosine(37)-N6)-threonylcarbamoyltransferase complex dimerization subunit type 1 TsaB is translated as MALILNIDTATTIGSVCLARDSQPLQTMVNEKQQDHAAAITLFVKEILARQQITPGQLDAIAVSAGPGSYTGLRVGVATAKGLCYAWGKPLLAISTLQMMAQGKRSELQDDTAYYCPMLDARRQEVYTAIYDYAGHDVKPPEALILTPDAYHTWLEEKKVYFFGDGSMKWEQLSAPHPHALFVPYHISAEHMISLSEAAFAQQHFADVAYFSPFYLKPFYFPAK
- a CDS encoding 3-hydroxyacyl-CoA dehydrogenase family protein — its product is MPEILNMDILVIADAARYEDLQQKGWGAHQVHWKKQLDELVSLQDYQLVIDLVFDDQPRHAAIYAKHPEIPVLAGMVKTSLADIMVHNAFTQGFNIMGCNWLPGFIHLPVTEVSIMDEGQQPVLDHLMKELGWQYELVADRVGMVTPRVICMIINEAYLTAQEGTATREDIDTSMRLGTNYPYGPFEWSRKIGVKNVYEVLKAIYTATNDERYTIASSMEAEYNKLK